A DNA window from Micromonospora sp. NBC_01739 contains the following coding sequences:
- a CDS encoding bile acid:sodium symporter family protein has product MDSPLTLIGLPIALGVIMLGLGLGLTVADFRRVAHHPKAAVIALACQVLLLPALCFGLVLAFGLPPELAVGMMLLAASPGGTTANLYSHLFGGHVALNITLTAINSVLAVFTLPIVVNLSAAYFLGDGRSIGLQFDKVLQVFAIVLVPVILGMLVRAWVPRLAASLNRPVRILSVVVLVAVIAGTVIGDRENLAEYFVSVGLAVLAFNLLSLAIGYGVPRLAGVDRDAAKAAGFEIGIHNSTLAITIALSPALLDSSRMAVPAAVYALVMFFTAAAFGYLVNRLGPRTTTAPGDTTLHPGGRVS; this is encoded by the coding sequence ATGGACTCCCCCCTGACCCTGATCGGACTACCCATCGCCCTCGGCGTCATCATGCTCGGTCTGGGTCTCGGCCTGACCGTCGCCGATTTCCGCCGGGTGGCCCACCATCCCAAGGCCGCCGTGATCGCACTGGCCTGCCAGGTGCTGCTGCTACCGGCGCTCTGCTTCGGTCTGGTGCTCGCCTTCGGCCTGCCGCCGGAACTGGCCGTCGGGATGATGCTGCTAGCGGCATCTCCCGGCGGCACCACGGCCAACCTCTACAGTCACCTCTTCGGCGGGCACGTGGCGCTCAACATCACCCTCACCGCCATCAACTCGGTGCTCGCCGTGTTCACCCTGCCGATCGTGGTCAACCTCTCGGCGGCGTACTTCCTCGGTGACGGGCGCAGCATCGGTCTCCAGTTCGACAAGGTGCTCCAGGTCTTCGCCATCGTGCTCGTACCGGTCATCCTCGGCATGCTGGTCCGGGCCTGGGTGCCCCGCCTGGCCGCGAGCCTGAACCGGCCGGTGCGGATCCTGTCGGTGGTCGTACTCGTGGCGGTGATCGCCGGTACCGTGATCGGCGACCGGGAGAACCTGGCCGAGTACTTCGTCTCGGTGGGTCTCGCCGTGCTCGCGTTCAACCTGCTGAGCCTCGCGATCGGGTACGGCGTACCCCGACTGGCCGGGGTGGACCGCGATGCGGCCAAGGCGGCCGGATTCGAGATCGGCATCCACAACAGCACCCTGGCCATCACGATCGCACTCAGCCCGGCCCTGCTGGACAGCAGCCGGATGGCGGTCCCGGCGGCCGTCTACGCCCTTGTCATGTTCTTCACCGCGGCTGCCTTCGGCTACCTGGTCAACCGGCTGGGCCCCCGCACCACCACCGCCCCGGGCGACACCACCCTCCATCCAGGAGGCCGAGTGTCGTGA
- a CDS encoding cellulose binding domain-containing protein: protein MKRMFGVVLAAATLTLAAGLVTPAVAQTAPAATPTPSPTPVCPPVLPINAMVTGTTATSVTITYSAFIVPPCGYDPPITFHLFGSQEDATQWQNPVAEGTSGPERSGAVTIGGLTPDTQYWFRLSDAQGVRDRYVIGGPARTGSTPPCSATATIDSGWGTGFVVTVTVRNPSESQLNGWRVRWTTPGGERVQSVWNAVLEAAGPEVRVRHAEYNRVLAPGGSTTFGFLASAAIVPQEIVLTCERWS from the coding sequence ATGAAACGCATGTTCGGCGTGGTGCTGGCCGCCGCGACCCTTACCCTGGCCGCCGGGCTCGTCACCCCCGCGGTCGCGCAGACCGCACCGGCGGCGACCCCCACCCCCTCGCCGACTCCGGTCTGCCCGCCGGTGCTGCCGATCAACGCCATGGTGACCGGCACGACCGCCACCAGCGTGACCATCACCTACAGCGCGTTCATCGTCCCGCCCTGCGGCTACGACCCGCCGATCACCTTCCACCTCTTCGGCAGCCAGGAGGACGCCACCCAGTGGCAGAACCCGGTGGCCGAGGGCACCTCCGGACCGGAGCGCTCCGGTGCGGTCACCATCGGCGGACTGACCCCGGACACCCAGTACTGGTTCCGGCTCAGCGACGCCCAGGGGGTACGGGACCGGTACGTCATCGGCGGCCCGGCGCGGACCGGATCGACCCCGCCGTGCAGCGCGACCGCCACCATCGACTCCGGATGGGGGACCGGCTTCGTCGTCACGGTCACCGTCCGCAACCCCAGCGAGTCCCAGCTCAACGGCTGGCGGGTGCGGTGGACTACCCCCGGCGGTGAGCGGGTCCAGTCGGTCTGGAACGCGGTGCTGGAGGCGGCCGGGCCCGAGGTGAGGGTGCGGCACGCCGAGTACAACCGGGTCCTGGCCCCGGGCGGATCGACGACCTTCGGCTTCCTGGCGTCGGCCGCCATCGTGCCGCAGGAAATCGTCCTCACCTGCGAGCGGTGGTCCTGA
- a CDS encoding GGDEF domain-containing protein, translating to MDEVTLGALRLLEEAQAGAAAQVLTAAEAALREPTGQLSDGPAAMHFARVVALTRLGELRAAIDATDLMLAAADREGSAGWRSCALSLRATRRLRLGGQNIAEYDIEAVLRDLVSAQTALLADEPNPVIVGNAHTGIAIGYAQLRLYELAAPQFEAAYEATRRESYPDNGNRAMWLCNLAELNLIWALELYQVGQVAEAERHTGAAEEYAIRAAAEASGPKAEVWRLSALLYAACSRADRQDPAGAAADIPRYTELLRIHGVSEQHQEILLCRPFHAVALRRSGRPEQALRVIEEAVTLLSAETDWLISAAVHRTHAVLLAATGSPGARPGLTYGDALAELLWRQRNHWLHTAMTMQAYDALRWQHEQAERAARTDPLTGVANRRGLDRFLRELTDPDLADRPVAVLAVDIDRFKHINDSLGHATGDEVLRAVADLLTASVRPGDFVARLGGDEFVAILPGADAALARQVGLRTVAAVGGLTAWPVRVSVGVAHGPAYCLEQALSVADQAMYAAKRAGGNQASCLAAELPGCAPAAAD from the coding sequence ATGGACGAGGTGACCCTCGGGGCGCTCCGCCTCCTTGAGGAGGCGCAGGCCGGTGCTGCGGCGCAGGTGCTGACGGCCGCGGAGGCGGCGCTTCGCGAACCGACCGGACAGCTCAGCGACGGTCCGGCGGCGATGCACTTCGCCCGGGTCGTGGCGCTGACCCGGCTGGGTGAACTGCGCGCCGCGATCGACGCCACCGACCTGATGCTGGCCGCGGCCGACCGGGAGGGCAGCGCCGGATGGCGTTCCTGCGCCCTGTCGCTGCGGGCGACCCGACGGCTGCGCCTGGGCGGCCAGAACATCGCCGAGTACGACATCGAGGCGGTGCTGCGGGACCTGGTCAGCGCCCAGACCGCCCTGCTGGCCGACGAACCCAACCCGGTGATCGTGGGCAACGCGCACACCGGAATCGCGATCGGCTACGCCCAGCTTCGCCTGTACGAGTTGGCCGCACCCCAGTTCGAGGCGGCCTACGAGGCGACCCGACGAGAGTCCTATCCGGACAACGGCAACCGGGCGATGTGGCTGTGCAACCTGGCCGAACTCAACCTGATCTGGGCCCTGGAGCTGTACCAGGTCGGTCAGGTGGCCGAGGCGGAACGGCACACCGGCGCGGCGGAGGAGTACGCGATTCGGGCCGCCGCCGAGGCCTCCGGCCCCAAGGCGGAGGTGTGGCGGCTCTCCGCCCTGCTGTACGCGGCCTGCTCCCGTGCCGACCGTCAGGACCCGGCCGGTGCGGCTGCCGACATCCCCCGCTACACCGAGCTGCTGCGCATCCACGGGGTGTCCGAGCAGCATCAGGAGATCCTGCTGTGCCGGCCCTTCCACGCGGTGGCCCTGCGCCGATCGGGGCGACCCGAGCAGGCTCTACGGGTCATCGAGGAGGCCGTCACCCTGCTGTCGGCGGAGACCGACTGGCTGATCTCGGCCGCGGTGCACCGTACCCACGCGGTGCTGCTGGCGGCGACCGGCTCGCCCGGTGCCCGGCCGGGGCTGACCTACGGCGACGCCCTGGCCGAGTTGCTGTGGCGGCAACGGAATCACTGGCTGCACACCGCGATGACGATGCAGGCCTACGATGCGCTGCGCTGGCAGCACGAGCAGGCCGAGCGGGCGGCGCGGACCGACCCCCTGACCGGGGTGGCCAACCGGCGGGGGCTGGACCGGTTCCTGCGTGAGCTGACCGATCCCGACCTGGCCGACCGCCCGGTGGCCGTGCTGGCGGTGGACATCGACCGGTTCAAGCACATAAACGATTCCCTGGGCCACGCCACCGGTGACGAGGTGCTGCGGGCGGTGGCGGACCTGCTCACCGCCAGCGTCCGGCCGGGCGACTTCGTGGCACGGTTGGGCGGCGACGAGTTCGTCGCCATCCTGCCGGGCGCGGATGCCGCACTGGCCCGGCAGGTGGGCCTGCGGACGGTGGCCGCCGTCGGCGGCCTGACCGCCTGGCCGGTACGGGTCAGCGTGGGGGTCGCCCACGGTCCGGCGTACTGCCTGGAGCAGGCCCTCAGCGTCGCCGACCAGGCGATGTACGCCGCCAAGCGCGCGGGTGGCAATCAGGCCAGCTGCCTGGCGGCGGAGTTGCCCGGCTGCGCCCCGGCGGCCGCCGACTGA
- a CDS encoding nucleosidase: MDLRGTISPDRPLLVLALAEEAAHLDGRLPVLLTGMGKINAAAAIAETLAREPQPSAVVNLGTAGALHPGWAGIHEVGSVLQHDLDTAFLHRLTGQTVGAPVTLGEGPVLATGDQFIADDQARAALATRAHLVDMEGYAVASTAQRFGVPVRLIKQVSDEAGAGAASTWQESVDQCARLLADWVRDHL; encoded by the coding sequence ATGGATCTTCGAGGAACGATCAGCCCTGATCGCCCGCTGCTTGTGCTGGCCCTCGCGGAAGAGGCCGCGCACCTCGATGGGCGCCTACCGGTGCTGCTCACCGGCATGGGGAAGATCAATGCTGCCGCCGCGATCGCGGAGACTCTGGCCCGCGAGCCGCAGCCCTCGGCGGTGGTCAACCTCGGCACCGCGGGCGCCCTGCACCCCGGCTGGGCCGGCATCCACGAAGTCGGCAGCGTGCTGCAACACGACCTGGACACCGCCTTCCTCCACCGGTTGACCGGGCAGACCGTCGGGGCGCCGGTGACCCTGGGCGAGGGTCCGGTGCTGGCCACCGGCGACCAGTTCATCGCCGACGACCAGGCCCGCGCCGCCCTGGCCACCCGCGCCCACCTGGTCGACATGGAGGGCTACGCGGTCGCCTCGACCGCCCAGCGGTTCGGCGTACCGGTGCGTCTGATCAAGCAGGTCAGCGACGAGGCCGGCGCCGGGGCGGCGAGCACCTGGCAGGAGTCCGTGGACCAGTGCGCCCGGCTGCTGGCCGACTGGGTCCGCGACCACCTCTGA
- a CDS encoding VOC family protein — protein MNITIHASFLPHTDPEAALAFYRDILGFEVRLDVGHGGMRWLTVGPPGQPDTSIVLTPPAVDPGITSDERATIAEMMAKGTYAGLLLATPELDETFDRLQAAGVEVVQEPTDQPYGLRDCAVRDPSGNLIRLQQLP, from the coding sequence ATGAACATCACCATCCATGCCAGCTTCCTGCCGCACACCGACCCGGAGGCGGCACTGGCCTTCTACCGCGACATCCTCGGTTTCGAGGTCCGCCTGGACGTGGGGCACGGCGGGATGCGCTGGCTGACGGTCGGTCCCCCCGGCCAGCCCGACACCTCCATCGTCCTGACCCCGCCGGCGGTCGACCCCGGCATCACCTCGGATGAGCGCGCCACCATCGCCGAGATGATGGCCAAGGGCACCTACGCCGGCCTCCTGCTGGCCACCCCGGAACTGGACGAGACCTTCGACCGGCTCCAGGCCGCCGGGGTGGAGGTGGTCCAGGAACCGACCGACCAGCCGTACGGGTTGCGGGACTGCGCCGTACGCGACCCCTCCGGCAACCTGATCCGCCTCCAACAGCTGCCCTGA